The region gcagggggcacaggttctatccctggtcagggaactagatcccatgtaccacaaccaagacccagagcaggaaaaaaaaaagacatgggcTTATGGAGTCTGGCTGGGGCTTTGAACCCTAGCTTCtccacttactagctgtatgaccGTGGCAACCTGTGGCCTTCTAAAAATGGTATTACTGTGAATTAGATAATGCATACGAAGCGTTCAGTGCAGTGGTGGCACTTGGTAAACACTCATTGAATGGCACCCTAACAAGGTTTACATGGTCTTTCTAGCCAAATCCTCCAACGTGGTGGCCAAGAGCCCAGGCTAGTCCATTTTAGGAAGATCTGGGATACTGGTCTGCTTCTAGATTTTGCTATAGACGGTAGACTCAATAATGACTCTGAAGGAGCCTCCTTGGCTCCCAGGCTTCCCAGACTCTCTGGTCCACAGGGAGAAGTATTTCTGGATTAGATAAAATCAAGGTAGGGCACAGGACCCAGCAGGTCTGCACATCCCATTGTAACAAAATTCCCAGGGCCgagcagaaagaaaacaggacATGATTGGGATTTCACTCAAGAATGTGTCTTTATTGAAGAATctgtaagaaaaaaagatggacCCTCTGCAAAAAGAGGAGATGTTGCCTCCAAACAGCAGGGAGGAATGAGAGACCTGGGTGGTTTCCCAGAAGTCAATGTTTCCGGCATGACTGGCTCCCCTTTCCTGGCAAGCACTAGAGGGTATCACACTCCAGCCAGCAAATCCGCCCCACCCCTCCCATCATCTCCCTGTCCAGTGAGTCCTGGACTCCCTACAGTCACTCACCAATGACTTTCTGAAGACCCAGGTATAGGTGCGCGAGGTTTACCTCTTAATGGGGTCAAAGTGGGTTCTGCTTTGGAAAATTCAaacaggaatgtaaaatggtttgAGCTCCTTCTAGTCCAACCAAGGATGACTACATCCAGCCCCTGTGAAGGGATAGGGAGCACAGAATTTCGCTCCTGAATGCGCATACTTGAGGGTAAATGGACTATATCACAGTCTGCTCTTTATTAACACGGAGAACGGAAACAAGGTTAGAAGAATATATAACATCCGTTAAAGAGTCACTGAATTCTCAACGGCAGGAGGAGCACTGAGGCTTTCTGATCCAACAAGTGCTCCTGCTGGCTGCCCTGGAGTCCTGGGGTGGTCATTCCTCTCCGGCTGGGAGGTTGTCCTCAATCCGCCTGATGAACCTCATCCGGATTTCTGTCACACCGTCTCCTTTCAGGGTGTCCTGGACAAATTTGGCCTCCACAGCCATCTGGACCTGAGGGACAGTGTGAAAATGAAGGGGCAGCTGCCTGGCCATGGCCTCTGTGAAATCACTGGGCATGCAGCTACAACTGCCTCACCTAGAGCAGCCTAAACAAGGGGGTTGGTTTCCACAAGGACAAGGTTGCTAGTTCCTGTGAAAAAAGGCAGTGGCCCCAACCCAACAGGAGAGACTAAGCAAAGAACATTCACAAATTAAACTGTCACCAGATAAGCCAATCTGGGAATGGATGCTCCCAGGCTTTGGGGGCTGACAGCACCACCTCTCAGCCTAAGCAACGAGGATCAACACCACGTAGAGATCTCCAACTTGGATCCTATGCCTGGCAGCCTCGTCATCTCCAGGTGAGCTCTAAACCCTTCTTTtcactctcattcattcattcaaacatttattaagacCCTACTACCCTTCAGGTGTCTCAGAAGGAAAAGAGCTGCACTCACCATCTCCAAGGCTCCTCGCAACACCCCACACAAGAGATTGGAATAAATAAGGGATGAGTGGTTATCAGGAAGTTCCACGAAGTCCACCAAGggattattttccaaaatgaggGAGAATTCGTCACCAGCTGGGCTCCAATTGGTGATGCTTGGAGTGATGCCCAAGTACATCTTGAACGCCACCTGTCAGGAGACACACAATGGCACTATGGGAAGAGCAGGAGGGGCTGTGCACCAGGGAAggtgatgtgatgggaccagaaagGGGACTTAAATGGCTCTGGAAAAAAACTAGGGCCTCCGCAAGACACCGAAGCCTCAGGTATTCAGGGCAAAGAAGGAAAAGCAACTGTGCACAACTCCACACCCCTCTCCTTCCAGTGGGGCTTTAATCCACAGGGATGCTCCCAACCATTCTTCCCTTTTTCATCATCTGTACTATTCTTAAACCACCAGCAAGGCTTCTTTGGCCCAGACAGCTGCCTAGCTATTCTTCTGGAATACTAAGGGCCTCTCTAAGGGAGAGGGTGGTAAGCAGTGCCTTCCAATGATAATTCTTCAGCATGGCCTGGTGGCCCAGGATAATGACCTTGGCAATGACATCTGCAGTTTCCCGAAAGTCATGGCACCTCCCGACGTTTGACCGTGCCAAGAAATCTTCAATCAGTCGGACTCCAATGTTATAGCCCCTGAAATGAGAGAACCGACTATGTTATGGGGTCTGAATGTCTTATGTCTGAATGTAATGCTGTTGGTAGTACAGGGACAATGAGGACAGTCCCCAAACCTCCCAATAAATAAGCAGTGGAAACAGCACCCGAAGGCTTGGCTCTGACAGAGGACCTTGTTCTGGGCTCTAAGGGACCATGTAGACTCGGCGTGCTCAGGAGTCCCATTCCTGTCTCTCCCACAGAGGAGCCCACTCACATTTTGTCCAGCTGTTTATTCACATCTTCATCATTTTCATAGTCCTTGCAGAGCTGGGTAACTAGAGCCCCGTAGGTCAGGGTGAAGAGCTCAGAGCTCTAAAAGAGATTGAAAAGGCAGTCAGGAGCAAGCCACACAAAAGAGAAGGTTTGGTGAGAGTCTAGATCAGCCTCAATGCAACTGGCAGAATTCAATGGAAGGCTATGGTGTCCCGTGGGAAAGAGCATCATCCTCTGTGGAGTAACCAAAGAATCTGGCTCCCTAGGGTCCATGCGACAGGGCTGCAACCAGACCCACTCGAAAATGGGCTGGGAAAGGTGCCTCATCCACTGAGCAGTTACCCTTCCAACACACCGAGGTGACTTCTGCTGACCCAGGACCCCACCACAGCTGCCAAGCCGAACTGCACTCCTAAGGCCCCATCTAGGAGCAGcagaggagtggggaggaaggaagtaCCAGATGAAGTCCAGTGCACTAGTGAAGAGCCCTCCAAGTCACCAACAGGGGGAAAAATAATGTTCCTCTTGACACAGCTGAAGTGTTTGTAGGAAAGGGGTAACTGAAGGAAATACAATCTTTTCTGTGCCTGGAACACAATATTGACCTGGACTGGCTTCTATTACAACCACAGTTAGAACCACAGAATCTCTTTCTCAGATAAAGAATCCTGTCACCTACCTACCAAAAAACAGAGAGATGGGAAGGTGAAAGGAACAGCAAATACCAAGACTACAGAATAAAAGCAGCAGGTTGGAGCAAAGGCATTATCAAAGTTAAACAAAGTGAGAAACGTGTTAACATCTGGGTCAACGTACTTACATAGAAATAAGGCTGAAAATCAAGTGCCACCCAACCAGTGCCTTCTGCATGGAGGCTTGTCAGACTTGCAGAAGAGCACCCTTCTGTCTGCAAGTCTTCTGGGGAAGAAAGTATAACTCAAGTCAAAGCCCAGGCTCCCAGGACCCATCATTCCTCACCTCATCCTCAGGGCCTGGCGATGAGGTCACTGCAAGAATAGTAATGCGAATGCCTTTTGCTTACATACTGCATTCTATTTTTCATTATCTCAGTTTCCACTCCACACTAACTCTGTAAAGCATAAAGGGCAGGAACTAATCTggttttagagatgagaaaacttcAGTAATTTGTCCAAGGACAGATAACTATTGACAAAAGTAATTGGGGGGACTGAAACCAGAAGTTTCTAAGCCACTGTTCATTCTGTTCACTGTGCCCAACAACTGCAGTATTAATCACCTcccccccacaaaaaaacaaaagatagctATACTACGGAGTCAAAAAGAATCAGCTTCTGAATAAGTAAGCTCTCTGAATTCAACTAAAACAGGTCAGGGTATCTCCAAGATCAGGGTATATTACCAAGTATGGCAGTTAAAGGGGAGCTATTAAGGAGAAGAATGATTTTTAGTAAAGTTAAGGGTTTGGCATTAGAGTGGCCTGGGCATGAATAGATGGAGACAGTCCAGCAGTAACCAGTCCATAGAGTTGGCGCCACTGCATTAAATCAGAAGAGCTTTCCTTGCATTATTAATGAGTCCTAGAACTGAGAGTCCAAGAGCCTTGCCCACCATGATGCCAAGTAACATACATATCACGATGTTATTAAGCACTTCACACATGCAGCAGCCCCCAATTTATCAATAAGAAAACTCAAGGCCCTAAAGAGATCTGTTGGTGCTCACGGAATCAATAAGCCTGGAATCTGGGAATGGAATATGACCCAGACTCTC is a window of Ovis aries strain OAR_USU_Benz2616 breed Rambouillet chromosome 1, ARS-UI_Ramb_v3.0, whole genome shotgun sequence DNA encoding:
- the TRAPPC3 gene encoding trafficking protein particle complex subunit 3 isoform X2, translating into MGYNIGVRLIEDFLARSNVGRCHDFRETADVIAKVAFKMYLGITPSITNWSPAGDEFSLILENNPLVDFVELPDNHSSLIYSNLLCGVLRGALEMVQMAVEAKFVQDTLKGDGVTEIRMRFIRRIEDNLPAGEE
- the TRAPPC3 gene encoding trafficking protein particle complex subunit 3 isoform X1, whose translation is MSRQANRGTESKKMSSELFTLTYGALVTQLCKDYENDEDVNKQLDKMGYNIGVRLIEDFLARSNVGRCHDFRETADVIAKVAFKMYLGITPSITNWSPAGDEFSLILENNPLVDFVELPDNHSSLIYSNLLCGVLRGALEMVQMAVEAKFVQDTLKGDGVTEIRMRFIRRIEDNLPAGEE